A single genomic interval of Halobacillus halophilus DSM 2266 harbors:
- a CDS encoding response regulator transcription factor translates to MEQEARILVVDDEDRIRRLIRMYLERENYIIDEAEDGDEALKKAIDVDYDVILLDLMLPGMDGIEVCKELREKKATPVIMLTAKGEEANRVQGFEVGTDDYIVKPFSPREVVLRVKALLRRSSSTKFLETDTSARNVLVFPHMTIDNDAHRVTAEGKEVALTPKEYELLNYMAQSPDKVFHREQLLKEVWQYEFFGDLRTVDTHVKRLREKLSKVSANAAGMIVTVWGIGYKFEVSGE, encoded by the coding sequence ATGGAACAAGAAGCCAGAATATTAGTAGTGGATGATGAAGATCGTATTCGACGTTTGATCCGCATGTACTTAGAAAGAGAAAATTATATTATTGACGAAGCAGAAGATGGAGACGAAGCTTTAAAAAAAGCAATCGATGTGGATTACGATGTCATTCTGCTTGACTTAATGCTCCCGGGAATGGACGGTATAGAAGTTTGTAAAGAGCTTCGGGAAAAGAAAGCAACTCCAGTCATTATGCTTACGGCCAAAGGGGAAGAAGCAAATCGTGTGCAAGGCTTTGAAGTGGGAACTGATGATTATATTGTGAAGCCATTTAGCCCGAGAGAAGTGGTTTTAAGGGTGAAAGCTCTGCTTCGTCGTTCTTCCTCTACTAAATTTTTGGAAACGGATACTTCTGCAAGAAATGTCCTGGTATTTCCGCACATGACCATTGATAATGATGCTCACCGCGTAACAGCCGAAGGAAAAGAAGTAGCATTAACTCCTAAGGAGTATGAGCTTCTTAATTACATGGCACAGTCTCCTGATAAAGTTTTTCATAGAGAACAGCTCCTTAAAGAAGTTTGGCAATATGAATTTTTTGGTGACCTCAGAACCGTGGATACTCATGTGAAGAGATTAAGAGAGAAGCTGAGTAAAGTTTCAGCTAATGCGGCAGGTATGATCGTTACAGTATGGGGGATTGGCTATAAGTTCGAGGTAAGTGGAGAATAA
- a CDS encoding pseudouridine synthase — protein MERLQKVIAHAGVASRRKAEQMIIDGKVKVNGEVVKELGTKVSSNDDVEVEGVPIVKEAPVYYLLYKPRGVISSVSDDKGRKVVTDYLPEVDERIFPIGRLDYDTSGLLLLTNDGEFANLLMHPKHEVDKVYIAKTKGIPTREQLQQLKKGINIDGEYLKAVHAKINSSDPKKNSAIIQVILHEGKNRQVRRMFEALGYPVDKLKRERYGTLDLRGMNAGDSRPLKPHEVKQLRQLAEKNVE, from the coding sequence ATGGAAAGACTGCAGAAAGTAATCGCCCATGCAGGTGTAGCTTCTCGTAGAAAAGCAGAACAAATGATTATAGATGGAAAGGTTAAAGTGAATGGTGAAGTAGTTAAGGAACTTGGAACAAAAGTGAGTTCGAATGATGATGTTGAGGTAGAAGGAGTACCAATTGTGAAAGAGGCTCCGGTTTATTATTTGCTCTACAAACCACGTGGCGTGATTTCAAGTGTAAGCGATGATAAAGGCCGTAAAGTGGTGACGGATTATCTGCCGGAAGTGGATGAGAGGATCTTTCCAATCGGCAGGCTTGATTATGATACATCCGGCTTGCTTCTTTTAACAAATGATGGCGAATTTGCCAACCTTCTTATGCATCCAAAGCATGAAGTTGATAAAGTTTATATCGCGAAAACAAAAGGGATTCCTACACGTGAACAGCTTCAGCAATTAAAAAAAGGAATAAATATTGATGGGGAGTACTTAAAGGCTGTTCACGCCAAGATTAATTCTTCTGATCCGAAGAAGAACAGTGCGATCATCCAGGTCATCCTTCATGAAGGAAAAAACCGTCAAGTACGCCGGATGTTCGAAGCTCTTGGTTATCCTGTCGATAAGCTTAAGCGTGAACGATACGGTACGCTTGATTTACGTGGAATGAACGCTGGAGACTCACGTCCATTAAAACCTCATGAAGTTAAACAGCTTCGACAGCTTGCAGAAAAAAATGTTGAATAA
- the scpB gene encoding SMC-Scp complex subunit ScpB gives MELEEYKAIVEGVLFASGDEGLTRKKIGTLLEISQKELNDILEELKQDYESAQRGITIMDSHGVLHLTTKPKHAPYYKRMIDSPGNTRLSQAALETLAIVAYQQPITRIEIDDLRGVKSDRAVQTLVTRGLIEEKGRKEAIGRPVLFGTTKDFLIYFGLTSLSELPPLSELKEAENLEEEADLFFGNFTATDE, from the coding sequence ATGGAGTTAGAGGAATACAAAGCCATCGTAGAAGGGGTACTGTTCGCCTCCGGTGATGAAGGTTTAACCCGCAAAAAAATAGGTACCCTTCTCGAAATAAGCCAAAAAGAATTAAATGATATATTAGAAGAATTAAAACAGGATTACGAGAGTGCGCAAAGAGGCATTACCATCATGGACTCCCATGGGGTTCTGCATCTGACCACCAAACCTAAACATGCCCCTTATTATAAGCGGATGATCGATTCGCCAGGGAATACTCGCCTCTCCCAGGCCGCTCTTGAAACACTTGCCATTGTTGCTTATCAGCAGCCTATTACTAGGATAGAAATTGATGATCTTAGAGGAGTAAAAAGTGATCGAGCAGTGCAGACTCTTGTTACCAGAGGGTTAATTGAGGAAAAAGGAAGAAAAGAAGCTATAGGCCGACCTGTACTCTTCGGTACGACGAAGGACTTTTTAATATATTTCGGACTTACCTCTCTAAGTGAGCTGCCGCCGCTTTCAGAACTTAAAGAAGCAGAAAATTTAGAGGAAGAAGCGGACCTTTTCTTTGGTAATTTTACTGCAACGGATGAGTAG
- a CDS encoding nucleoside recognition domain-containing protein — MVNLIWALLAIIGIVYAAFNGTMEAVNKAIFSTLDEAVMIALSLAGVLIFWLGLMKIAEEAGLLRGLAKLFKPFVRKVFPDIPENDPALGYILSNMTANIFGLGNAATPMGLKAMNELKRLSDSQEASRSMITLLAINTSSLTLIPTTVIAIRMKYGSEDPTSIVGATILATIISTCAALLIDRYFYYRRKRLMRT; from the coding sequence GTGGTCAACTTAATCTGGGCCCTGCTAGCTATTATAGGAATTGTTTATGCAGCCTTTAACGGAACGATGGAGGCTGTGAACAAAGCGATTTTTTCTACCCTGGACGAAGCTGTAATGATCGCGCTGAGCCTTGCTGGAGTACTTATTTTTTGGCTGGGACTTATGAAAATCGCGGAAGAGGCAGGATTGCTTAGAGGATTAGCTAAGTTATTCAAACCCTTTGTAAGAAAAGTTTTTCCAGATATTCCGGAAAACGATCCAGCTCTTGGTTATATTCTTTCAAATATGACAGCTAATATTTTCGGACTGGGAAATGCAGCGACTCCCATGGGCTTAAAAGCAATGAATGAACTTAAGAGATTGTCAGACTCTCAGGAAGCCAGCAGGTCTATGATAACGTTACTAGCTATCAATACATCCTCTCTTACTTTAATACCAACCACCGTGATTGCTATACGCATGAAGTACGGCTCAGAAGACCCTACCAGCATCGTAGGTGCAACTATTCTGGCCACTATAATTTCCACATGTGCTGCTCTTTTAATTGATCGATATTTTTATTATCGCAGAAAAAGGTTGATGAGAACATGA
- a CDS encoding site-2 protease family protein, protein MVVDVFLLLFLIAPLGLFIHEMGHVLFAMIFRAEKSYIIIGAGRLIYKFRVGKLQVYVRIFFFNGGRSINEKTPSFSFKEKAWISMGGPLLNGMVASLLFLRPVTEQPEGFFYFCLFNGYLAITNSFPFYIKGVKSDGYRFFQYFRSVKS, encoded by the coding sequence ATGGTTGTCGATGTTTTTCTCCTGCTCTTCTTAATAGCTCCACTTGGTCTATTTATACATGAGATGGGTCATGTACTGTTCGCAATGATTTTTCGTGCGGAAAAATCCTATATTATTATAGGAGCAGGCAGGCTGATATACAAATTCCGTGTTGGAAAACTGCAAGTATATGTACGTATATTTTTCTTTAACGGCGGCCGCTCAATCAACGAGAAGACTCCATCTTTTTCGTTTAAAGAGAAAGCCTGGATAAGTATGGGGGGGCCTCTGTTAAATGGAATGGTGGCTTCTCTTCTTTTTCTGCGCCCAGTGACAGAGCAACCGGAAGGATTCTTTTATTTCTGCTTGTTTAACGGATATCTTGCCATAACGAATAGTTTTCCCTTTTATATCAAAGGTGTAAAATCAGATGGCTACCGTTTCTTTCAATACTTTAGGTCGGTCAAGTCTTAG
- the ccsB gene encoding c-type cytochrome biogenesis protein CcsB, whose product MGDLSAISGNLLYAAFFLYLIATFFFGATIRDKKRTKSRTAGNIGISITILGFITQVGYFITRWIASHHAPVSNLFEYTTFFGMMLVFAFIVLYFIYRVDLLGLFALPIALLIIAFASMFPTEISPLVPSLQSHWLYIHVTTASLGQGILSVSFVAGLIYLISQIDQSKTSKHTSWLEFVIYTIAAVVAFIVLSSTFSALNYQSVFQAPIEGQQAEITYQMPAVIGPSGGELITEEAMQPLVEAPQWMRGEDAAVKLNTFILALLGGLVIYGAARLLMRKRVGAFLQPMLRKKVNPELVDEVSYRAVAIGFPVFTLGALIFAMIWAQQAWDRFWGWDPKEVWALITFFFYAAYLHLRLSRGWQGMRSAWLAVGGFGIIMFNLIAVNLVISGLHSYA is encoded by the coding sequence ATGGGAGATTTAAGTGCAATTAGTGGAAATTTACTATATGCTGCTTTTTTCCTTTATTTGATCGCAACTTTTTTCTTTGGGGCAACGATCCGGGACAAAAAGAGAACGAAAAGTAGAACTGCGGGGAATATAGGTATATCCATTACAATACTGGGTTTTATAACTCAAGTGGGTTACTTCATAACAAGGTGGATTGCAAGTCACCATGCACCAGTTAGTAACTTATTTGAATACACCACGTTCTTTGGGATGATGCTGGTGTTTGCATTCATAGTCCTGTATTTTATTTACAGAGTGGATCTGCTTGGACTTTTTGCATTACCTATAGCTTTATTGATCATCGCTTTTGCCAGCATGTTTCCGACTGAGATTTCTCCATTAGTACCATCTTTACAATCACACTGGCTCTATATTCACGTCACGACTGCTTCATTGGGCCAGGGTATATTATCAGTCAGCTTTGTAGCAGGATTGATTTACTTAATCTCCCAGATCGATCAGTCCAAAACCAGCAAGCACACATCGTGGCTCGAGTTCGTCATTTATACAATAGCTGCAGTGGTAGCTTTCATTGTTCTATCGTCTACCTTTAGTGCATTGAATTATCAATCGGTTTTTCAAGCGCCAATTGAAGGTCAGCAGGCGGAAATTACTTATCAGATGCCTGCCGTTATCGGACCCTCAGGTGGAGAGTTAATTACCGAGGAAGCTATGCAGCCCCTTGTTGAGGCACCACAGTGGATGCGTGGTGAGGATGCTGCTGTTAAGCTAAACACCTTTATTTTAGCCTTGCTTGGCGGCCTCGTAATATATGGAGCAGCAAGACTCCTGATGAGAAAAAGAGTTGGAGCTTTCCTACAGCCTATGCTTAGGAAGAAAGTAAATCCAGAATTGGTCGATGAAGTTTCTTACCGTGCCGTCGCCATCGGTTTTCCTGTTTTTACTTTAGGTGCTCTTATTTTTGCCATGATCTGGGCCCAGCAAGCATGGGATCGCTTCTGGGGCTGGGATCCTAAAGAAGTGTGGGCATTGATCACATTCTTTTTCTATGCAGCTTATTTACACTTGCGGCTTTCAAGAGGCTGGCAGGGAATGAGATCTGCGTGGCTTGCCGTTGGTGGTTTTGGAATTATCATGTTTAACTTAATTGCGGTAAATTTGGTGATTTCTGGACTTCACTCCTATGCATGA
- a CDS encoding spore maturation protein gives MISIWLIPGIILIVLITATLKKVPAYEVFVEGSKEGIQIAISLLPFLLGMMVSIAIFQASGAMGAILQLFEPVTRAVGFPEEILPLAFIRPISGTAALSMTTELIRTYGPDSFIGQLASVMQGSTDTTLYIITIYFGAVGIKKMGDALKVGLLADLVGIIASIVVVVILFS, from the coding sequence ATGATCAGCATATGGTTAATTCCAGGGATTATATTAATTGTACTTATTACAGCAACTCTAAAAAAAGTTCCTGCTTATGAGGTGTTTGTAGAAGGCAGTAAAGAAGGTATTCAAATTGCTATATCATTACTTCCCTTTTTATTAGGGATGATGGTGTCAATTGCTATTTTTCAAGCTTCCGGAGCTATGGGAGCTATTTTACAACTTTTTGAACCTGTAACAAGAGCGGTAGGATTTCCTGAAGAGATTCTTCCTCTTGCTTTCATACGCCCCATATCGGGTACGGCAGCCTTAAGCATGACAACCGAGCTCATCCGAACATACGGACCGGATTCATTTATCGGACAGCTGGCCTCAGTCATGCAGGGGAGTACGGATACGACATTGTATATCATTACTATATATTTTGGGGCCGTGGGAATTAAAAAAATGGGAGATGCTTTAAAGGTTGGACTATTGGCCGATCTGGTTGGTATAATAGCTTCTATAGTAGTTGTAGTCATCCTATTTAGTTGA
- the resB gene encoding cytochrome c biogenesis protein ResB, which translates to MNEITCECGHVNPEGTVLCEACGKPIEGNQHINGNEDKKLLNMRYDGSARRSQTYNRTIVDKIWNFFSSVKVGVWLIVLTLIASAVGTILPQEMYIPPNVDPALHYRDQYGLLGQIYYQLGFHNLFSSWWYMLLLAMTGISIVIASIDRFFPLYKTLKKQKPRRHEMFMKKQRIFGVTESNQIDLELYKKNLKKRRFKISEQDGHILAEKNRFARWGPYVNHIGLIIFLIGSLLRFVPAFYIDDFIWVREGETSMIPGTEGEYYIKNKDFILETYDENDQTDARFKEAIQNQGGPIPKTFQTNAVIYERTDEIIPGKEPELTELKDTQAKMNHPIKFDDFALYQASYQLNEFKEMTFKIHDKGNEDTNYGEFTVDLADPKNEYTLDSGYRVEIDDYFPEYEMQDGAPVSVSKFPKNPAFVFTLYPPDSEEAETSFLGIGANVDASGENNYKIGLVNFDVRDVTGLTVKKDHTLPLIALGGAIFMIGVIQGMYWNHRRIWLQPKENGVWIAGHTNKNWYALRQEINKVIAGTHIQEPQDQYEMKE; encoded by the coding sequence ATGAATGAAATTACATGTGAGTGCGGTCATGTGAACCCGGAAGGGACGGTTCTATGTGAAGCGTGCGGGAAGCCGATTGAAGGGAACCAGCATATCAATGGGAACGAAGATAAAAAGCTTTTAAACATGAGGTATGATGGCAGTGCCCGGCGGTCTCAAACATATAACCGCACCATTGTGGACAAAATTTGGAATTTCTTTTCTTCTGTGAAGGTTGGTGTGTGGCTGATTGTTCTTACGTTAATTGCTTCAGCGGTGGGTACCATTCTTCCACAGGAAATGTACATACCTCCTAACGTAGATCCAGCTTTACACTATAGAGATCAATATGGTCTACTGGGACAGATCTATTACCAGCTTGGTTTTCATAATTTATTTAGCTCATGGTGGTATATGTTGTTACTTGCCATGACTGGTATTTCAATTGTCATTGCCAGTATCGACCGGTTTTTCCCTCTTTATAAGACATTGAAAAAACAAAAGCCAAGGCGCCATGAAATGTTCATGAAAAAACAGCGTATTTTTGGTGTGACAGAGTCCAATCAGATAGACTTGGAGCTTTACAAAAAGAATTTAAAAAAACGTCGATTTAAAATTTCCGAGCAGGATGGTCACATTCTTGCTGAAAAAAATCGCTTTGCCCGCTGGGGGCCCTATGTAAACCATATAGGTCTCATTATATTTTTAATAGGGTCATTGCTCCGGTTTGTCCCGGCATTTTATATTGACGATTTCATATGGGTACGTGAAGGTGAAACTTCCATGATTCCAGGAACGGAAGGCGAGTATTATATAAAGAACAAAGACTTTATCCTGGAAACCTACGATGAAAACGATCAAACAGATGCTCGATTTAAAGAAGCGATTCAAAATCAAGGTGGTCCAATTCCTAAAACATTTCAGACTAACGCAGTCATTTATGAACGAACGGATGAGATTATCCCTGGTAAGGAACCAGAATTAACAGAATTGAAAGATACCCAGGCTAAAATGAACCATCCGATCAAATTTGATGATTTTGCTCTTTATCAAGCCAGTTATCAGTTAAATGAGTTTAAAGAAATGACTTTTAAAATTCATGACAAAGGCAATGAAGATACAAACTATGGAGAGTTTACCGTAGATTTGGCCGACCCTAAGAATGAATACACGCTCGATAGCGGCTATCGTGTGGAGATAGATGATTATTTCCCTGAATATGAAATGCAGGATGGTGCGCCTGTATCTGTATCCAAATTTCCAAAAAACCCTGCTTTTGTATTTACGCTTTACCCTCCTGATTCCGAAGAAGCAGAAACTAGCTTTCTAGGAATTGGAGCCAATGTGGATGCAAGTGGAGAAAACAACTATAAAATTGGACTTGTCAATTTCGATGTCCGTGACGTAACAGGACTTACGGTTAAGAAGGATCACACGCTTCCGCTTATTGCTTTGGGTGGTGCCATTTTTATGATAGGCGTTATCCAGGGAATGTATTGGAATCACCGGAGAATTTGGCTTCAGCCTAAGGAAAATGGAGTATGGATTGCCGGGCATACGAATAAGAACTGGTATGCTCTTAGACAGGAGATAAACAAAGTGATTGCTGGAACTCATATTCAGGAGCCCCAGGATCAGTATGAAATGAAAGAATAG
- a CDS encoding GNAT family N-acetyltransferase: protein MLIRYKKSFEKIAMGLLSFMPEVSDLKMLQGIIKEYETNENWNLFLWKEEDILGTIGIRVEGRKVIIQHVSVNPSHRNSGIGRQMIQRIQENFGGQYEICADEATESFVVKCETQRPSSQV, encoded by the coding sequence ATGTTAATTCGATATAAAAAATCATTTGAAAAGATTGCAATGGGTCTCTTGTCCTTTATGCCTGAGGTATCAGATTTGAAAATGCTTCAAGGAATCATAAAAGAATATGAGACGAATGAAAATTGGAATTTATTCTTATGGAAAGAAGAAGATATTCTTGGGACCATTGGAATTCGAGTGGAAGGTCGGAAAGTGATAATTCAGCATGTATCTGTAAACCCATCCCACAGAAACTCAGGTATTGGCAGACAAATGATCCAACGAATTCAAGAGAATTTCGGCGGTCAGTATGAAATTTGTGCAGATGAAGCTACGGAGTCATTTGTGGTAAAGTGTGAAACACAAAGACCTTCTTCACAAGTATAG
- a CDS encoding peptidylprolyl isomerase — protein MKQATIEFENGEKMLIELYDEAAPGTVENFEKLANSEFYDGLTFHRVIPDFVIQGGDPNGNGTGGPGYTIKCETEDNPHKHKRGTLSMAHAGKDTGGSQFFVCHSPQPHLDGRHTVFGQVVEGVDTVDRVRPGDVMHKVRVEDK, from the coding sequence ATGAAACAAGCAACAATTGAATTTGAAAATGGAGAAAAAATGCTAATAGAATTATATGATGAGGCAGCACCTGGAACGGTAGAAAACTTTGAAAAACTTGCGAATAGTGAATTTTACGATGGATTGACCTTCCACCGTGTCATCCCCGATTTCGTTATACAAGGCGGAGATCCTAATGGAAATGGAACGGGAGGTCCTGGCTATACTATAAAATGTGAGACAGAAGATAACCCGCATAAACATAAACGGGGTACTTTATCTATGGCTCATGCCGGTAAAGATACAGGGGGAAGTCAATTCTTTGTCTGCCACTCTCCACAACCGCACTTAGATGGACGTCATACAGTATTTGGACAGGTGGTTGAAGGTGTCGATACAGTAGACCGTGTTCGTCCTGGTGATGTAATGCACAAGGTTAGAGTCGAAGACAAGTAA
- a CDS encoding DUF309 domain-containing protein — translation MYPEKYIEFLAHFHGTRDYFECHEVLEEHWKLVEPKNRLSVWVLLIQIAVCLYHYRRGNLRGALTLINRCLEKLEPNFYHIENVGISFSLLSNKLEEMKTQIEKGYSYKSMNLPIKDEKLREEVQILCRKWNVAYGSPSNLQNNYLIHKHKLRKK, via the coding sequence ATGTACCCTGAGAAGTATATAGAGTTTTTAGCTCATTTTCATGGAACGAGAGATTATTTTGAATGCCATGAAGTGCTTGAAGAACATTGGAAATTAGTTGAACCCAAGAACCGCCTCTCTGTTTGGGTTTTACTCATACAAATAGCCGTTTGTCTATACCATTACCGAAGGGGTAATCTTCGAGGAGCACTTACCCTTATAAATAGATGCTTAGAAAAGCTTGAACCTAACTTTTATCATATCGAAAATGTAGGTATCTCTTTTTCTTTATTATCCAATAAATTAGAAGAAATGAAAACACAAATCGAGAAAGGTTATTCTTACAAGAGTATGAACCTTCCTATTAAGGATGAAAAGTTGAGGGAAGAGGTTCAAATCTTATGTAGAAAATGGAATGTAGCTTATGGAAGCCCGAGTAATTTACAAAATAACTATTTAATTCATAAACATAAATTAAGAAAAAAATAA
- a CDS encoding D-alanyl-D-alanine carboxypeptidase family protein: MKKRILSSLWLAMVISFLISNPVQANPNLSVSAEHAVLMDSESGRVLYEKDAYEASLIASTTKIMTAIIAIESGKMEEKVKVSSRAVHTEGSSIYLTENEKIPLKDLVYGLMLRSGNDSAVAIAEHVGGSLEGFTQMMNEKALWLGMNNSNFENPHGLDGEEHLSSAYDLALLMAYSMKNETFREVTGSESFRSENRDYAWMNKNKLLTKYYAPANGGKTGFTKKAGRTLVSSAQKDGMELIAVTLNAPDDWNDHQRMFEWGFDNFETVKLQSEGTVETNGQSYYLPRDIYFPLTAAEKEEVKATFYRYNGVEQDNLAGIRQFMVGETPLVQASVWHERPKKSLISGIKSFLGRITGVVPWST; the protein is encoded by the coding sequence GTGAAAAAGCGTATATTATCTTCTTTATGGTTAGCAATGGTTATATCATTTCTTATAAGTAATCCAGTACAGGCAAATCCAAACTTATCCGTTTCTGCTGAGCATGCGGTATTGATGGATTCTGAGTCAGGCCGCGTATTATACGAAAAAGATGCTTATGAGGCGTCCCTGATCGCTAGTACAACTAAAATTATGACTGCTATTATAGCAATTGAATCAGGGAAGATGGAGGAGAAAGTAAAAGTAAGCAGTCGAGCGGTACATACAGAGGGTTCTTCAATTTATTTAACCGAGAATGAGAAGATACCTCTTAAGGATTTAGTCTATGGTTTAATGCTGCGTTCAGGGAACGACTCAGCGGTGGCGATTGCTGAGCATGTAGGCGGAAGTTTGGAAGGTTTTACACAAATGATGAATGAGAAAGCTCTTTGGCTCGGTATGAATAACAGTAACTTTGAGAATCCGCACGGTCTGGATGGTGAAGAGCACTTATCAAGTGCTTATGACCTTGCCCTATTAATGGCTTACTCTATGAAAAATGAAACCTTCCGAGAAGTTACAGGAAGCGAATCCTTCCGTTCTGAAAACAGAGACTATGCTTGGATGAACAAAAATAAATTATTAACTAAATACTACGCACCTGCAAATGGAGGGAAAACTGGATTTACTAAGAAAGCAGGGCGAACCCTCGTAAGCAGTGCTCAGAAAGACGGCATGGAACTAATTGCTGTAACGTTAAATGCACCAGACGATTGGAACGATCATCAGCGAATGTTTGAGTGGGGATTTGACAACTTTGAAACGGTTAAGCTTCAATCCGAAGGTACAGTTGAAACCAATGGCCAAAGCTACTACTTGCCTCGTGACATTTACTTCCCACTTACTGCAGCTGAAAAAGAAGAGGTAAAAGCAACTTTCTATCGATATAATGGAGTAGAACAGGACAATCTAGCAGGTATACGTCAATTTATGGTGGGAGAGACTCCTCTTGTCCAGGCATCTGTATGGCATGAACGACCTAAGAAATCCCTTATATCCGGAATAAAAAGTTTTCTTGGCAGGATTACGGGGGTGGTGCCGTGGTCAACTTAA
- a CDS encoding segregation/condensation protein A — protein sequence MTKSYQVKVDGFEGPLDLLLHLVNRYEIDIYDIPVSKITDQYMNYIHTMRELELDLASEYLVMAASLLAIKSQMLLPNPTLEEVDDESLEEDPREDLMRKLIEYRKYKQAAEGLKEKEVEANRIYTRPPMRQEEVQGEAPAIKPGEASIYDMIHAMSKMLSRSNANEQVQETKIKRDEVPIQLRMEEILTQVDLQEGGTSFYQLFKKRSRPHIVVTFMAILELMKSNDIVCVQQQHFEELIVFKMEDAPWS from the coding sequence ATGACTAAAAGCTATCAAGTTAAAGTAGATGGATTTGAAGGACCGCTGGATCTTCTTTTGCATCTAGTGAATCGCTACGAAATCGATATCTATGATATCCCGGTTTCTAAAATAACCGATCAGTATATGAATTATATTCATACGATGAGAGAATTAGAGTTAGATCTTGCCAGTGAATACTTAGTGATGGCTGCTTCGCTGCTTGCCATAAAGAGTCAGATGCTGCTGCCTAACCCAACCCTAGAGGAAGTGGATGACGAAAGCTTAGAAGAAGATCCTCGCGAAGATCTTATGAGAAAGTTGATTGAATACCGTAAATATAAACAGGCAGCTGAAGGGTTAAAAGAAAAAGAAGTAGAAGCAAATAGAATATACACCCGCCCGCCTATGCGCCAGGAAGAGGTTCAAGGAGAGGCCCCTGCTATTAAGCCAGGGGAGGCGTCTATCTATGATATGATTCATGCTATGAGTAAAATGCTTTCCAGAAGCAATGCAAATGAACAAGTTCAAGAAACCAAAATAAAAAGGGATGAAGTCCCTATTCAATTGAGAATGGAAGAAATTTTGACTCAAGTTGATTTGCAAGAAGGTGGAACCTCATTTTATCAGTTATTTAAAAAACGATCCCGCCCGCACATAGTCGTTACTTTCATGGCTATCTTGGAATTAATGAAAAGTAATGACATCGTTTGTGTGCAGCAGCAGCACTTTGAGGAATTAATTGTATTTAAAATGGAGGATGCACCATGGAGTTAG
- the resA gene encoding thiol-disulfide oxidoreductase ResA has product MKEQTLKKKRKRLVFRTVILAVMTGLVIFALISNAKEEKSVIAQGEQAPNFQLKKFGSNGESISLNDLKGKGVMVNFWATYCGPCKDEMPYMEELYPEFKEKGVEILAVNLDSTEIVVQSFIDQYGLSFPVLQDKNGQVMDLYNVSNLPATLFINSEGEIVEKVIGPLTLSKLEGHLQKIVPEE; this is encoded by the coding sequence ATGAAGGAACAAACACTAAAGAAAAAACGTAAAAGGCTCGTTTTTCGTACCGTAATTCTTGCCGTAATGACTGGGTTGGTTATATTTGCCCTTATTTCCAACGCAAAAGAAGAAAAGTCCGTGATAGCTCAAGGAGAGCAAGCTCCTAACTTTCAACTGAAGAAATTTGGAAGTAACGGGGAGAGTATATCCTTAAATGATTTAAAAGGAAAAGGAGTTATGGTTAATTTCTGGGCCACGTACTGCGGTCCCTGTAAAGATGAAATGCCGTATATGGAAGAATTGTATCCTGAATTTAAAGAAAAAGGGGTAGAAATCCTGGCAGTTAACCTCGATTCCACTGAAATAGTCGTACAGAGTTTTATAGACCAATACGGTTTAAGCTTTCCGGTTTTACAAGATAAAAACGGACAGGTTATGGATTTATACAACGTGAGCAATCTCCCTGCGACTTTATTCATCAACTCTGAAGGTGAAATTGTAGAGAAAGTAATTGGCCCACTTACGCTAAGTAAATTGGAAGGCCATTTACAGAAGATTGTACCTGAGGAGTAG